In Nocardioides nitrophenolicus, the genomic window CGCCCGGGTCGGTGGCCTGCCGGCTCACCGGCCCGCCGCGACGTCGGCCAGGAAGGCCCGGTAGGAGTCGACGAGCCGCGCGGCGTGGGCCTCGTCGATGCGGTTGTCGTCGGTGGCGATGGTGTGGACCAGCCGGCCGCGGTAGCTGAGCGTCGCGACGAAGACCACCTGGTTCGGCGCGGGCGCGAGCTGGCCCTGCACGAAGGTGAGCCACTCCGGGTCGGTGCCGGGGTCGATCACGCCCATGTTGCTGACCACCAGGCACGGCGGCCCGGCGCTCAGCGCGGCCGCCACCAGGTCGCGGCCGGCGTCGAGGTCCTCGACCTTCTCGGTGCGGGTGAGCTGGAAGAAGAGCTCGCCCTCGCCGCGCGCCAGCGCCTCGCGGATGGTCGCGACGATCTCACCCGCCAGGCCCCACGGCTCGGGCGCGTCGACCCGGAACGGGCGGGACAGCACGGCCACCACCATCGCGGTCGGGGCATCCGGCGTCGGGCTGGGCGTCGAGAGGTCGGCGGGCACGGCCAGCTGGACCGTCGCCCCACCGGCGTCGGCGGCGCACAGCTCGCGGGCCACGATGCCGAGCCAGGCGGCGGAGACGGTCGCGAACACGCTGGAGCCGTGCTTTCGCCCGGTGGCCAGGACCTCCGCCGCGGGCTCCGGGTCGAGCACGAGCTGCCGCAGCCGCGGCCGGCAGGGCACCGACGTCTCGGGCCACCACGCCGGACCGGGGGCTCCGAGCTCGACGTTGCGGGCCCGGATCGTGCGGAGCAGGTCGAGCATCGCGGCACGGTCCTGCTGCCACGGGTACGTCGACCCACCGGCCGGCGCCGGCGTCGACAGCTCCTGCTGCTCGGGGATGTCCTGGCCGTCGAGCAGCCGGACCAGCCACTGCACCTCGCCGAGGCCGATCCGGCCGTCGAGCAGGGCGTGATGGCCGAGCAGGATCAGCCGCGAGCGCCCTTCGGCGGGGCTGCGCAGGTGGAGCAGTCGCGGCGCCAGGCCGAGCTCGTGCCGGACCGTGGCCTCCTCGTCGAACACCGCGTCCCAGTCGGCGACCGGGAGATCGCGGGTGGTGACGTGGCCGGGCCGGACGCCGGGATCGGCGAGGGTGAGCTCCTCGGTGGCGACGGCGCGGCCGAGGACCCGGCGCTCGCGGAACTCGTCCCACACGGCGGCCACGGTCTCGGGCTCGAAGCAGCGCGCGAGGTCCGCGGAGATCATCACATTGCTCGGCCACTGGTGGTCGAGGAAGGTGTAGTACTTCTCCGCGGTCGTCATCGGACGGTGCACGCCCACGCCTGCCACTCCTTCTCCGTCGTGGTCTCCGCCGGCGGTACGAGCAGCACCGGCTTCCTGCCCAACGCTCGCGCCGGACAAGCGTCACGATCCTTCCATCCGAGAGACCACCCGCCGCGGCTCGGCCATACTGACGCCATGATCCGCCTGCTCGAACGAGCCGCCGCCGCAGTGCCGGACCAGCCGGCCGTGATC contains:
- a CDS encoding phthiocerol/phthiodiolone dimycocerosyl transferase family protein, which encodes MGVHRPMTTAEKYYTFLDHQWPSNVMISADLARCFEPETVAAVWDEFRERRVLGRAVATEELTLADPGVRPGHVTTRDLPVADWDAVFDEEATVRHELGLAPRLLHLRSPAEGRSRLILLGHHALLDGRIGLGEVQWLVRLLDGQDIPEQQELSTPAPAGGSTYPWQQDRAAMLDLLRTIRARNVELGAPGPAWWPETSVPCRPRLRQLVLDPEPAAEVLATGRKHGSSVFATVSAAWLGIVARELCAADAGGATVQLAVPADLSTPSPTPDAPTAMVVAVLSRPFRVDAPEPWGLAGEIVATIREALARGEGELFFQLTRTEKVEDLDAGRDLVAAALSAGPPCLVVSNMGVIDPGTDPEWLTFVQGQLAPAPNQVVFVATLSYRGRLVHTIATDDNRIDEAHAARLVDSYRAFLADVAAGR